The following coding sequences are from one Rhipicephalus microplus isolate Deutch F79 chromosome 3, USDA_Rmic, whole genome shotgun sequence window:
- the LOC142803558 gene encoding uncharacterized protein LOC142803558: protein MPKLPPFVFQVVPWILTAIATSGSDGTPFLLPHLNLVLEDAPWINGASASVTSPAAQLLKEQHIRQLLRGHGNVHANDMSKLPPFVFQALLWVSAIVFIMPITTIISSSSTSSPVIGEHQQVVIVPTP from the exons ATGCCTAAACTGCCGCCGTTCGTCTTCCAGGTTGTGCCGTGGATTTTGACAGCGATCGCGACAAGCGGATCTGATGGGACGCCTTTCCTGCTTCCTCATCTCAACCTGGTTTTGGAAGATGCGCCGTGGATCAATGGAGCATCGGCCTCAGTGACGTCACCGGCAGCGCAGCTACTTAAAGAGCAGCACATCAGGCAactcctcagagggcacggcaacgtccaTGCGAACGACATGTCTAAACTGCCGCCGTTTGTCTTCCAG GCCCTTTTGTGGGTGAGCGCAATCGTGTTCATAATgcccatcaccaccatcatcagtaGCAGTAGCACGAGTAGCCCAGTCATCGGGGAGCACCAGCAAGTGGTCATCGTGCCGACGCCATGA